In the genome of Vicia villosa cultivar HV-30 ecotype Madison, WI linkage group LG7, Vvil1.0, whole genome shotgun sequence, one region contains:
- the LOC131618301 gene encoding jasmonoyl--L-amino acid synthetase JAR6-like, whose amino-acid sequence MREEVEKYDFEKVIEEFERITKDAGNVQKETLRRILEENASVEYLQDLGLNGRTDPESFKACVPLVTYKDLEPYINRLVDDVSPILTRKPITAVSLSSGTSQGNRKFIPWNDELFKNIVQLYRTSFAYRNRDFPIQDGKALNFVFRSNASQKKGGVMLGTATANVFGNPGYKNLMQALKAPSVSPHEIIFSPDFHQSLYCHLLCGLLFREEVQSISATFAHNILYAFRTFEQDWEELVNDIKDGVLSSRITVPSIRTAMSKLLKPNPELANLIHKKCKGLSNWYGLFPELFPNVKYVQGIMTGAMLPYVTKLRHYAGEVPLLTSEYGASEGGIASNVNPKVPPEFATYCILPQIAYFEFIPLAQLDANQVELKPVGLTDVKIGEEYEILFTNPAGLYRYRLGDVVKVMGFHNSTPEIKFMRRSNLLLTINIDKNTENDLQLSVENASKFLAEEKIEMIDYTSYIDLSKEPGHYVIFWEINGETSDEVLSECCNCLDKSFIDPGYVTSRKVQGIDALELRVVEKGTFQKILESQVERGVPVSQFKTPRCVGPTNTSMLQVLLDNVVKSYVSTAYN is encoded by the exons ATGAGAGAAGAAGTTGAAAAGTATGACTTTGAAAAAGTGATTGAAGAATTTGAGAGAATAACAAAGGATGCTGGGAATGTTCAGAAGGAAACATTGAGAAGGATTTTGGAAGAGAATGCATCTGTGGAATATTTGCAGGATTTAGGATTGAATGGAAGAACTGATCCTGAAAGTTTCAAGGCTTGTGTTCCATTGGTCACTTACAAAGATTTGGAGCCTTATATCAATAGATTGGTTGATGATGTTTCTCCTATTCTCACTCGAAAACCAATCACAGCTGTGTCGTTAAG TTCTGGTACTAGTCAAGGGAATCGTAAATTTATTCCATGGAATGATGAATTGTTTAAAAACATAGTGCAGTTATATCGAACCTCTTTTGCCTATAGGAACAG agaTTTTCCTATCCAAGATGGGAAGGCTTTAAACTTTGTCTTCAGAAGCAATGCATCACAAAAAAAAGGGGGTGTGATGCTAGGAACAGCCACTGCAAATGTATTCGGAAATCCAGGATACAAGAATTTAATGCAAGCACTTAAAGCACCAAGTGTTAGTCCTCATGAAATAATTTTCAGTCCTGATTTTCATCAATCACTCTATTGCCACCTTTTATGTGGACTACTTTTCAGAGAAGAAGTTCAATCAATTTCAGCAACATTTGCACACAATATTCTCTATGCTTTTAGAACTTTTGAACAAGATTGGGAAGAACTTGTTAATGATATCAAGGACGGTGTTCTTAGCAGCAGAATCACCGTTCCTTCCATTAGAACTGCTATGTCCAAATTGCTGAAACCAAATCCTGAACTAGCTAACTTGATCCACAAGAAATGCAAAGGATTAAGCAATTGGTATGGATTGTTTCCCGAGCTTTTTCCTAATGTTAAGTATGTTCAAGGGATCATGACAGGTGCAATGTTGCCCTATGTGACCAAATTGAGACATTATGCTGGAGAAGTTCCTTTGTTGACTTCGGAATATGGTGCTTCAGAAGGTGGGATTGCTTCAAACGTGAATCCTAAAGTGCCTCCTGAATTTGCCACCTATTGTATTCTTCCTCAAATTGCTTACTTCGAATTCATTCCATTGGCACAACTTGATGCAAATCAAGTAGAGCTTAAGCCTGTTGGTTTAACAGATGTCAAGATTGGGGAGGAGTATGAGATTCTTTTCACCAATCCTGCAG GTTTATACAGATATAGGCTAGGAGATGTGGTAAAGGTTATGGGGTTCCATAACTCGACTCCAGAAATCAAATTTATGCGCAGAAGTAATCTTTTGCTTACGATCAACATTGACAAGAACACGGAGAATGATTTACAATTATCAGTAGAAAATGCGTCCAAATTTTTAGCTGAGGAGAAAATTGAGATGATTGACTACACTAGCTACATAGATTTATCCAAAGAACCAGGACACTATGTCATATTCTGGGAAATCAACGGTGAAACCAGTGATGAAGTTCTTTCTGAGTGTTGTAACTGTTTGGATAAGTCTTTTATTGATCCAGGTTATGTTACTTCTAGAAAAGTCCAAGGTATTGATGCTCTTGAACTCCGAGTTGTTGAGAAAGGAACATTCCAGAAGATTCTCGAGAGTCAAGTTGAAAGAGGTGTACCTGTGAGTCAGTTCAAGACACCTAGATGTGTTGGTCCTACAAACACCTCAATGTTGCAAGTTTTGTTGGATAATGTTGTTAAGAGCTACGTTAGTACTGCttataattga